AGCCCTGTGTTCTCCTCTTAACAACGCTGGCGCAAGAACTGCGTCCAGTGGTTCTGCCAGCTTGCGCCTTCTCCCGGCTGCCAAACGAAACATCAATACTGCTAGTGGCACCTTGTGGGCATTCAACGAACCTCCAAGGAAGCCCACTACACAGAACTCAAGTGACACATTATTTCGGAAAactatgtaaataaaacaaataggaaACCTTCTTACCTCCGCCAGATAAATGGATATTTTTATTTTAGTACGTTGTGGGACATGGAGCTTCTTAATTTGATAGCTGCTTGTAACGGTCGTtcagtaatattttaaaaagagTCAAGTGcatcatggttcaaaaatggttcaaatggctctgagcactatgggactcaacatctagaacttataactacttaaacctaactaacctaaggacatcacacacatccatgcccgaggcaggattcgaacctgcaaccgtagcacaaGTGCATCATGCTGTTGCTTATTTCATCCCCGATCTGATGCATATAACCTTGACTAAAATAGGTATGGAATTTTGTGGATATCGGAACAAATACAAAGGCATGTGTGGCATTGAACCTGGCTTCCTAATTTGGCAGCCTAGTCGCGTTTAACATCCCCAAATGTCACGCATTACTTTAACCACCACAATGCCAAGGAGAAAGGGCGGGCGTACTTTGTGTTCACACTTTCAAAATATTATAATCTTGTCAGTTACGTTACATTTTAAAATGTTGCAAAAAAGTATTTGCTGCTGCTAATGAATTCTTTTACGTGATTCcattaatgttttaaatttttcagttaaggtCAACCCACAAATTTAACTCTcagtagtagatgtcactttccccaGTGAACATCATATTCAATATCTTCAGTTTCAGGACCTTACtaacacatcagtatctctttaaaaaaaattaacgaagtttgcatttttaaaatctttttaagGTGGACATAAAGTACCTTTTCGCCCCCTTCCTTCTTGGTAGTACACCAATTGAAAATATGTTTGTGTTGCTAAAAGTGTGCCAAGACATATGTTTATGTTATAGACGCTACTAGCACATCAGcatttctttaaaaagtatgttcttAATATagttcaacaacaattaacgaatttaaTGTTTCTAGATAGTTTGGGGTAGGCATAAAGTACTTCCCCCCCTCGGTAATGTACGTCATGAAAACTGATTTGGTATTGCTAGAGTCAATTGATATCTACAGTTAACAGTTCTCGTTTATTAACATTGATGTCATTCGTACACCCATCTGaatcttccaacaaacaacctgaaAACTATAACGATAATTTGCTATCTGTACTAAAATAAGTAAGTCGGATTAAGGTTCTCTTCCCAGAAAATTAACAATATATCCATAATACAGGGTGatgcaaaaagaataccacaactttaggaatttaaaactctgcaacgacaaaagacagagctaagcactatctgtcggcgaattaagggagctataaagtttcatttagttgtacatttgttcgcttgaggcgctgttgactaggcgtcagcgtcagttgatgctaagatggcgaccgctcaacagaaagctttttgtgttattgagtacggcagaagtgaatcgacgacagttgttcagcgtgcatttcgaacgaagtacggtgttaaacctcctgataggtggtgtattaaaagttggtataaacagtttacagagaatgggtgtttgtgcaaagggaaaagttctggacttcatcactggcctccaagaagccctgatcttaccccctgcgattttttcttatgggggtatgttaaggatatggtgttttggccacctctcccagccaccattgatgatttgaatcgagaaataacagcagctatccaaactgttacgcctgatatgctacagagagtgtggaacgagttggagtatcaggttgatattgctcgagtgtctggagggggccgtattgaacatctctgaacttgtttttgagtgaaaaaaaaacctttttaaatactctttgtaatgatgtgtaacagaaggttatattatgtttctttaattaaatacacatttttaaagttgtggtattctttttgaatcaccctgtataaacacaatGGACTGGCATAACTCCCATACTTACAACAACAACGTTCTGACAACAGAATAACAACCCAGGTCATGACGAACAATTTTGTAAACAGAGTACACCAATACTAGAATGCTTCATCGCTCACATAATCATTAATGAATACACAGTGTGAACGCAGGCTCCAACGGAAAAATTTCGGAGTTTgttaagggatattacaggagacCCATGGCCCGTTGCAGATAATTGCATTTCGTATGATTTCTTACTCCATTTTATCTTTATATCTGTACAACAATGGAAATATCGATGTTATGCACTGTGTATTTTGTTTGGAAATAAACTTCTTCATGTCGATGATAAAACTTGGTGTTGTCAACAGTAATTCCCACTCTACTGTTCGCCCTCATGCTTGCATTCAGTACTTCTTGGTTCTCTCTCGGATTTGGTTTGCCGGTAGTATTAGTTGTACATAAACAGTGATACATAGAAGAGTGGATGGGTTTACTAACGGGGAGTTGGCCGAAATGGAGCTCGAGTGCGGGTCCATGGACTGAATGGAAGAGCGGTACTACGAGGCCGTGCTAAACTGTCCTAGCCGCAACGGCAGCCACAGCAAAGTACTTTTGCATATGTAAATAAGTCCCTGTGAGAAGCTAGAACGTTTCATGTTAGGGTGATGGCATATTTCTCGGTTTATCCCTGTTGAATAGATATTATCACAGAAACAGAACTAGCGGGGGTAACAAAAAcgaataaattataattacagtATTAATATGTTATGAGCCACATAAGACTCAATTGACTGAGGGACTGATAAGGAAATGGCCCCATGCTGGGCGCTAAGATATAGTGAATTACATTCCAAAatgacacatacatacatttacgtttattattattatcatttgcaGATGTGATGGTGTAGCTTAGTTGGTTCAGACTCTGCAACATCTGCTATGGCTGGAATGTCCCTCTCGAGAGTGCACTTGAAATGTGAAGGACTTCTTCCAGAGGCCGCTCTCTCCTTCCGTCTTGCCTTCTTCCTGATGTCTTCTTGCATGCGTTCGTTCTCACGCTTAGCCCCATTGCACACAGTTTGTCGCCGCTTGACTCGGTCACCAGCTGTATTTTCCCACTGACTTGTATCGATGCTGGCCTTGGTCAGATATCTCTTGGAGACATCTTTGAAAAGACGGTGCGGTCTTTATACTGGCCTCACACCCTCCCAAAGCACTTTTTTCGGTTTTCGCTCAGGACGCATAAGCCTGACATGTCCCAGCCACCTTAGACGTGGGTGGCTCAGGAGTGCAtgaatgctggttgtgcttgcgagCCGTAGTACTTCGGTGTTGGGCACTCTATCcttccaagagatctgaaggattcTCCGGAGGCAACGGAGACGGAAGCTGTTCAGTCGGGATTCGTGTTTAggaagagttgtccatgtctcacagctatacaAAAGGGTGCTGATAAAACAAGCGTTATATACTTGCAATTTAGTTTTTAATTTGAGTAGTCCATtcttccatactctgtttttcaatctaccCATAACAGCGATGCTTTTGCAATTCTGTTGGTAATCTCAGTGTCCACTGAGAAGTTGCTACATACCGTAGATCCCAAGTAAGTAAAATCATCAACTACCTGGATAGGATTGCCGTGAATACTGATGGATGGATGGTTGGTGGTGCCCTGCGCTatgatcttagtcttttggagGCTGATGGTAAGACTAAATTTTCCACATGCATGTGATAACTTGTTGATTACATACTGCAGCTCATTCTCTGAGTTTGCTACCAGAGCTGCGACTCGGGAATAACAGTTGTATtgactttggtcttggccttgagacGGGCAATGTTGAAGAGATTTCCATCAGACCTTGTACGTAAATACtctccctcctcacagtcttcaaaagCAAATCTCAGCAGAAGAGAAAGGAAAATGCCAAACGGcgtaggagctaacacacacccctgcTTTATAGCGCTATTTACAGGGAATGGTTCTGACGTTTTGCCGTTGAAACAGACTGTTGCTTGCATTTTCTTATGCAGAGAGACAGTTATTcgtagtagtttaggtgggcatccaatcttgAAAAGCCCTATTCTGCTCTCGAAATCAAATGCTTTCACAAGGCCAacgaaagcaatataaagtggTCTCTGCTGCTCACGGCACTTCACTTGCAGTTGCCGTGTAGAGAAAATCATTTCCACCGTTGATCGGCCAGGTATGAAGCCGAATTGAGATTCTGGGTAAATTCCAGATACAAGGAATTGCAATCGCATTAGGACGACTCTTGCATAAGCCTTCCCGGCTACACTCAACAGTGAAATGCCTCAGTAATTGTTGCAATCACTTCTGCCTCCCTTCTGTTTACACACAGTAAGAATCTTTGAATTTTGCATACTTAGTGGGACGTAGCCTTCTTCCCAGATGGTGGTGAGAAGTGAATGTAGATGCTGTAGAAGGACAGGCTTGTTATACATAATAATCactgcagggatcccatcttcacctaGAGCCTTTCCATTAGCTAGGCAATCTATCTCTCTGCCAAGTTCTTCCATAGTGAGCATTGCAACAAActcttccataactggcatttgtttgacTGCATCAAGTGCATCCTTGCTTACTTCATTTTCAGCTGCATAAAgctcgaggtagtgttcaacccagcgcTCCATCTGCTTGCCTTCATCAGTAATAACTTCTCCTGTCTTCGtcttcagaggagctgtttttctgacagttggaaCAACTGCattcttaataccatcgtacattggCTTAATATCGCCACAGTCGGCACCTTTCTGTGTATCTGCACACAGATTTCGCCAGTAGTTATTTGCACATCACCTAGATGTTTGTTGTGCCCTGTTCTTTACTTTTCGCCAGTCATCCCGAGTTCTTCCATTTGGGTTTCTTTTATAAGCAAGCAGGACTTTCCGTTCTGCCTCAATGACTGGTTCCATCTCCTCCTaattttgctcgtaccagtccttGTTTTTATTCTCTTTCATTCCATAGGCCATTACTGCcgagttgcaaaaaatggttcaaatggctctgagcactatgggacgtaacatctgaggtcatcagtcccctagaaggtagaactacttaaacctaactaacctaaggacatcacacacatccacgctcgaggcaggattcgaacctgcgaccgtagcggtagcgcggttccagactgaagcgcctagaaccgctcggccacaccggccggcctgccgaGTTGCAGATGGCGTCAAAAAGTTGTGCtcatttgtcatcaatattcattTCTGTTTGTGCGTTTCTTGATAAAGCGCTTTCAAAACTAATGGCAAATTCTTGTTTTCGATGTGACTTATCAACATGATATGTGTTGATACACGATTGACCTCTCTGTTTAGCGTGCTGATATTTCATAGTGtggtgggacgaaattgaagcgtcacccatccaccagtgtcagcccagttttcaggtgaatataagtttaatttagttttgtttatgtatttttgtaatatttgtagtgtttgtgaagtgtctaaagtttttgtattttttttatgtttcatgtacggagagggcggcgcaacgaacggagacagcatcttcgttgccgggaccggagagaaaattgctggccactatacgtcgcgggtcgacagccaaagagcgacagaagattctgaaaccgatttgttgcgtcgtgcttctaaaaattggaaatgaacaatttgtaatgttttgtacaacaatgacgtcgtagagagtttaatcttattgataaTGTTAGtcttgtcttgtcaaggctcaggttcacgtctgcatgtaggaagataataaactagtggatgttactaaagttgaaatacgtgttccgaggatttatttatgaagaattatgtgaataaattaataatatatttgacaagattattggattttgacagcgttcatcgcgactttaaatctcaaaaagtttattcaatgtggttctattgTCGATTAAATCAGaaaacgtgtatcaatataatttctgaggagaaacaaacgacatctaaaaattgaaaaagtttacgcaaaccaataggactgagtgacAAAATTcagcgcatacgactcaaatgatgatgttttacagtttcgttcaagaaccgttctgagacaatttaaaaagaatttaaataattttgaagtgtgttgtaactgacgtaggtgacgaagtctgcacatggtcatatatcaaaagaaaaccattcatacaaaactatacgtcgttacactacagcgtggcgaccttagaaacaggacttgtgtgcaactaaggcacacaggtacgaaacaattaaaacatcaagagttcttcggaagtcaacgcgagtcttcgtggagccttcaccagccagcggcgacttcgcgtgTGTGGGCACCTGACGGAGCgtagccaagcagtacggtcacgcagttattctacgagaagtcgcatctgttgggcagcagctgaacgctgcaaatcccgacaacctttttctcctaaactaacaggcccagtacgtcagctggggggcgttcctccggctggtattaaaggtgttgctgagggcttcgcctgtcgacggtggggccgggcgtggttgcagccagtgacgtctccggtgttcgactcagcgtcctgccggttgcggaaacggggtcgcagcatgtcagtggctgcatcgacggctgATACTTcggcagcccatagcagcacactgatcaccgagaactacaaactacaatattagtgtccggtgagtctgttttaagttggaagtggagtgctGTACAAAGGGAGTGTgctttaataggattgttgattacaagtctccGTGTGTAACttgttaatatcttacaataatgtcgggaagtgaaatgtcagacgaagagcaatctgtgtccgatagaagcatgagatccctttttagggcgatcgctaaattaaaacaatctaactgggattttttagctgaattaaaacagtctaacgaagaatctgctgctagattaaaagaggaactaaaatagGAATTaagacagtctaacgaagaatctattgctagattaaaagtggaattaaaacaatctaatgaagaatctactgctagattgaaagaggaattaaaacagtcaaatgctagattaaaaggggagctaacaaaatcgacagacaggttacaggaacatcttaatgaaaccagtcgagaattaagtgataaaatagaggcttctaaagttgaaatgcaggaataactagtaggacttagtaataagattgctgataattgtaaaaggttaaaagaacatatccaggaatcacgtgaggaaaaagctcgcatgcgaaatgatattattgacttaaccgagagactagataatgtcaatgtcttagttgtaaatgaaatagagaaaaataacgataagttacgagatgaattttctatgcaaacagaaactgttcgtagagaattattagaatctactaaagaggtttctaccaaacctgtagagatttcttcaatagataatgtagaattagagacattaactcatcaagtagaaaaagatcatactcaaagagaaaacatgaaatttttaattactgaaatatgcagtaaccttgagacctccaaaaataataacattgacgaaggtacagagcgttcacatcgtgaacacagtgaaaaaTCGATATCAGCtaaccgcgtatccaatacagaagtgagaatacaggaaattactaaacggttatcggaattagataataatgaaaacatttcaagtagtagaagtaataacgtaatcagagtcAACAGTcacatcgtgtttgctagctcggacgacaacaatacagataaagaaatcacggcaagccaatccgatgcaactccgtctctgcaatctaaacaaaatccaactatgtctctcgcagaatgctGGGATGATATAAcggcaaattcaaatgtagcaagtcgatttcctgtgttcaaaccaggaggcgaacttcaccctataatatttataaaagcttttgaaacttcattatctcctaaatggagtcatgaaaaacggattcaatttgtaatactacatgtagAAGCAgtagctgcggaatgggcagtactgcatagaactgaatttagggactgggatgattttgcgaagcagtttaaacaaaattattggtcaagaggaaaacaacaacacttaactttagagttgttagaccctcctccatattctacacggtggggaggttataggaattatttcgaatggcatttaaaccgtgctaaattaattgaagaaccaattattgaaagtcacctaatacgagtcctaattagtaggttaccgtattatgtaaaggaaagaatgatagaaagagaatggtcacagccttGCGAATTATTaagatatttagaacagttagatatacttaacagagaaagagaagacgagaaatttagattttgtagaaatgacaatcctcgaaataataataattcagaaccacgaaaaattaacaacaacaatcatagccggttttgttatacaaaatgtcaatctaaagataaagagagccaacaaaatcatggtaataactctaaaatgcggaaattaTGCAATAATGATAATGAGGTAAATCATCCTAAAGTAgttaatgaaggtcaagttgtaggtgacgttatcatagaaagttcagaaaactagtaaagtcctttagtacgggtcaactaaaggcaACTGTTAGTcgagattatacaagacccaattgcaatttatcattaagctgccaagaGGAAGGTGAttagcaacaagatttacttcaggaagacaatcagataatggagaatataacttataaacccgttattaaaggttatattaaagataccgaagtaaatactataatcgattcgggtagcgaagtaagtattttatctaaagaatgatttcagcttaaaagaaaatattggaatttcccacccttacctgtaactggggtgaaaattataggagttactggtaaaagaagtcaaaatattacttaggaagtttatttaacttttgaaatttctaaacaattaatttcccactctgtacttgtcgtagccaacttaaatgtggccataattttaggtatagattggctgtgtaaatataaaggtatattagattttaaagactcttccttaaccatccataaggaagcatgtgcttttaaagtgaggttttctgatAATCGAGTACCTGAAAATttctacgaatccttacagattaagtacacacagaccatgaacctattaacagattCCAGTGATCTTGAATGTGAAGTATACCGATGTGAGGCTGGTAATAGTGtcaaaaccgaagtgaaagaaaaatgttattctacgaattgtctatccgaacaagaaaaggaagaattggaatctttgttgttagaatttagagccgtcttctcagatgaaccggggagaattaaagattacgtttgtaaacttaaaattaaagatcaaaaaccattctttaagaaaccttatcctattccagtacaattcaaagaaccgactagtagagaaataagtaagatgctagaacaaaacattatcgaacgatcatgtagcgcttttaacagtcctttgtgggtagtgaagaaagctactggtggggtacgactggttctggatgcccgtgaattaaataaaattatagagatggaaagagacagacctattcctatggaggacgtacttcttaagaatgctggttctcgttatatgagtacaatggatttgactgctggctaccatcaagtaatattACACCCGGATACACGGCAATATACcgcttttctttttgaaggtagATCAtgtcagttccaagttttaccttttggacttaatatatcagtgtcaactttcattagggcattagattctgctttgggtcagcaattgttacaaaagattattttatatgtagatgacattttgatagccactaaaacgtgggaagaacacgtaacgatattacgggaattgtttaaccgtttaattgacagaggaattactttaaaattatctaagtcttacttcggaaaggaggaagtgagatttttggggcatatagttgacagtaaaggtattaggccagacccagcacgtattgaagctattgctcggtgcccgagtcctagaaatcggaaacaactgaagcCATttttaggaatggtaggatttctgagaagatttcttccagggcagaatgttgttaatcctaaattactggatttattaaaagagaaatcagtatggctatggggaaaagaggaagaggaagtttttaataagataaaaggagcgttaacagaatccaaaatgttataccatccagatttcaatcaggacttttgtatgtgtacggatgcctctgattatggtgtgtcttgcgtaatattccaaggtgatctgaccaatgaaaagggattatatcggcctattggattcgccagtagaactttaaataaacatggaagaaattattttgtaaccgagaaggaagctctcgcggtggtatggggttttcaacgatttagaggattattaatgggaagaaaaacaattgtatatactgatcatcaggctttaatctttttgaacaattgtcggttacttcaccgtagactattacgttgggtattatgcttgcaagaattgcagtacgaaattaggtatataaaaggatctcagaatgtagtttcggatgctatgtcgagacttccagtaggaatggagaatattaacattgcagaagaaccaggaacaaattaccatgtttatttccatttaactcaggagaacgaacgtaaggttaaacggatagtaactgctgttagatgcaatcaaagaaacaatgatcaatatagggaccttatacaaaaccttaataatggggacgaaacagttaacacccggggtgtgtggttatatttcaacgacttgttgtattggaaagcacagaggaaacaccagagatggaaaatctgcattccgaaaactgttgtgtacgaattaattacttatattcatgaaggttacgggaattttggaattcataaatgtattaaacatctaatgaagtattattatttcaaaaatatgtcccgtattgtgagaagtattattagggcttgtgaaacctgtcaaaaggttaaagttaataacaaatctaagcgttataaattatatgctgtaattcctcgaggtctgtgggatctactatcatcagattttttcggccctctgcctcgtagttcaggaggatttacttatgtgtttgttgtaatggaatgttggtccaaacatgtgaagctgtatactttgaaacgagggaatacagcaagcgttatacgctgcctcacccgaaattactttgttaactggggcattcctaaacgacttatgtctgacaacggtagtgcctttattagccaaaagtttcaagatatgttaaaacaatatggaatcaaacatgtcttaatttcgaaatatcaccctcaaagtaatttagtagaaagagtcatgaaagaattaggacgattatgtagaacttattgtgcacataaacatactcggtgggccaaactaatgcctgaattcgaaaagatattaaatgatttgcctcacctaacgacgggattatcacctatagaaattctAGGCAAACGAATcgtaggtgagcctttactagctgttCTACCtaggccaccagtaaatgagatccaacaatgcaccccagacgaaaaagtttgcgaacagattgttaaaaatgctgaacagagaattaaaagttataatcaacatgctatagaaccctcatttcaggtaggagatcttgtattagtacgatctcatcctaaaagttcgaagatcagtaaggaatgtagaaaattcttctttatctttgaaggtccgtatgttgtacataagattgtacatcccaaagcgttacttcttatggaaccttcatcaggtgtcattaaaggattatatagtgttgatcaaatgaaacccttcattcctaaataagttaatatttagtatatgttacatagggaagagcgttcatagtttattcatgtgaagtttttcgtgatagttacgtgttattttaaagaagtaacaggaagcttaaacaagtgttctgcaataatctaccggtacttcaaaaggagaaagataactaaaaggggatttatatggaagaaattttgttattaagtcagaaggaattttgtatatttttatatttagtcggatagtaggaaccaaagggaatggttaataattttagggaccatgggcgtccacagctatatggctcacgagaacatagcagagtgcctttaatagagatttgtaatagtgttaatatagaacacaccaaacggggctctctcgcttgtttctcctaaataaattgccattacccaacagggtgtccgaaggtaaagaaagccgtgccgagattctaaagaaagttttgcttgatttcttcttgacctcaggcataaataaagtattagggaaaagaatggcgtaaagtaaatagtactattagttattgtgagaaacttattagtgatatacatttttggaaagaataactctagtaaatgaataaaactgaaactaatctatcacaatttgaacgctctgtcctaatgtaacaacgttaaagaacgtactaaattagtatttactagcaaatattaaatgaaaaggagtaatctccatatattcggttatgaattaccataatagcacaattaagagtaaatgacaaatagtcacaataaTATCGtggtaaaaggattaaatctatctaagagcaaggactctagagtacgtaaaatgtgaggaaaatgtattaacagttaaatattgtatatagaaaaagttttatttttggttaaaacctgacaaactgagcttgtgggtggggtgtgtagtgggacgaaattgaagcgtcacccatccaccagcgtcagcccagtttgcaggtgaatataagtttaatttagttttgtttatgtatttttgtaatatttgtaatggttgtgaagtgtctaaagtttttgtatttgttttatgtttcatgtacggagagggcggcgcaacgaacggagacagcatcttcgttgccgggaccggagagaaaattgctggccactatacgtcgcgggtcgacagccaaagagcgacagaagattctgaaaccgatttgttgcgtcgtgcttctaaaaattggaaatgaataatttgtaatgttttgtacaacaatgacgtcgtagagagtttaatcttattgataatgttagttt
The nucleotide sequence above comes from Schistocerca piceifrons isolate TAMUIC-IGC-003096 chromosome 7, iqSchPice1.1, whole genome shotgun sequence. Encoded proteins:
- the LOC124805727 gene encoding uncharacterized protein LOC124805727, with the protein product MYDGIKNAVVPTVRKTAPLKTKTGEVITDEGKQMERWVEHYLELYAAENEVSKDALDAVKQMPVMEEFVAMLTMEELGREIDCLANGKALGEDGIPAVIIMYNKPVLLQHLHSLLTTIWEEGYVPLSMQNSKILTVCKQKGGRSDCNNY